Below is a window of Fibrobacter sp. UWB11 DNA.
CATTTACGGCGAGAATTTTTTCATCGGCGCTTTCTACGATGAGTACGGTCCCGTGCCAACTTTTTTCGGTGCGCTTTTTGGCGGGTGGAAATTCAGCTGTCCGGCCATCCAAGAACGCGCGACATTCACCACGGAGCGGGCAGGTTTTGCAGAGCGGAGACTTTGTCTTGCAAATGGTTCGCCCCAGTTCCATTAGCGCTTCGTTATGCATATACGCCTTTGGTGAATCTGCTACCTCCCGCGCATATTCCCAATAAATTTCGCTTGCACTTACGTCATTGCCCTTCGTGCCATGACTGCTGCGTTTCTCCAATGCGTGAACAAGCTCCCGCGCAGTCGAAACTTGCACGTCATTGCGAGCCTCCTGCAAGGAGGCGTGGCAATCTATAGAGGTTCTTTTATCAGTCGGCAAAAAATCAAGCTCATAAAGCCTGCTAAAAATCCTAACGAGATTCCCGTCTAAAATCGCTTCACGCTTGTGATATGCAAGGCTTAGAATAGCCCCTGCGGTGTACGCGCCAATGCCCGGCAACGCTTCAAGTTCCTTGCGAGTCTCCGGCAATTGAACGCTGAACTCGTTTTCTACGTCATTGCGAGACCCCTTACAGGGGGCGTGGCAATCTCTATGTGTGTTAACAACAATTTTTGCGGTTTTCAGTATATTCCTTGCACGACTGTAATATCCAAGTCCTTGCCAGTACTTGAATACCTCGGCTTCATCTGCTTTTGCAAGAGTTACTATATCCGGGAATCGTTTCATCCAGCGGATAAAATAATCCTTGACTGTCGAAACTTGCGTTTGCTGGAGCATCGTTTCGCTGATCCATACGGCATATGCATCACGCGGCGCATCCAAATCTGCAAGCCTCCACGGCAATTCTGCCGCGTTTGCCCTGAACCACTCGCGCAAACGTTTCAAAGAATCTGGAGTCATTTGTTGTTAGTCAATGGTCTTTAGTCAATAGTCAATAGTGGGTTTGTGCATTTCAAAAAATGAGTTAAGAGCTCTGAGTTATTAGAGAATTTTATATTAAGATATTCTAATAACTACTGACTATTAACTAGTAACTGCGCCTCCGGCGCTCAAATCCCGTACACTTCTTGCTTGAGCTTCCTGAAAAATTCGAACTGCGTTTTCGTCGAACTTTCAAGTGTGTACTGCTCGCTGCGCTTGTGACTGTCGATTCGCATCTGTTCGTAAACTTCAGGCTTTTCAAGCTTGATGTTGCGACATTCTTCCAATGTTTCAAGCCACTTCGTTTCGTCAATCGGCAAAATGCGTCCGCACTTGTTGTCGTCTTGCACAATGCTTCTCGGACCGCCGTAATTGCTTACGATAGCGGGTGTGCCTGTAGACATGGCTTCTACGACCACATTGCCGAAAGTATCCGTTGTGCTTGGGAACAAGAAAAAGTCTGCATCTGCATAAAGGCTTGCGAGCATCTCGCCGCCCTGTTCGCCTGCAAAGCAAACGCTCGGATTGTCCTTGAACTGTTCCTTGATTTCTTCAAGGTACCAGCCGTAACCCACGTACATGAGTTCGACGTCATCATACTTGGCAGAGAATTTTTTCCAAACGGAATTCAAAAATTCTAGATTCTTTTCTTTTGAAATTCTGCCGATGAAAGCAAAGCGCACCTTTCTCTGAGA
It encodes the following:
- a CDS encoding A/G-specific adenine glycosylase, with protein sequence MTPDSLKRLREWFRANAAELPWRLADLDAPRDAYAVWISETMLQQTQVSTVKDYFIRWMKRFPDIVTLAKADEAEVFKYWQGLGYYSRARNILKTAKIVVNTHRDCHAPCKGSRNDVENEFSVQLPETRKELEALPGIGAYTAGAILSLAYHKREAILDGNLVRIFSRLYELDFLPTDKRTSIDCHASLQEARNDVQVSTARELVHALEKRSSHGTKGNDVSASEIYWEYAREVADSPKAYMHNEALMELGRTICKTKSPLCKTCPLRGECRAFLDGRTAEFPPAKKRTEKSWHGTVLIVESADEKILAVNGGQKFLDGQLALPHFESARHATVALPAKAEEYINADEVKSLKHCGTFRHNITVHKIECDVLHVQLSTTAKAAHLPKLNANSNKPVAFEWIEKAKAFETFANSFSLKALKKVF